The Virgibacillus sp. MSP4-1 genome has a segment encoding these proteins:
- a CDS encoding nitroreductase family protein codes for MSTTDMKYQRKADYDIDPVYLDRWSPRSFSEKEVTEGVLMSLFEAARWAPSAMNMQPWRFIVASNQEDRETFHSFIMEGNLKWCKTAPVLTVIISDKQDGTHAFDAGAAWGFLALEASRKGLITHPMGGFHKDKAREVLNIPDEYDIQALVAIGYQGDKSKLPEDLQEREQPSDRRPIKESIFEGSFRHS; via the coding sequence ATGAGTACTACAGATATGAAGTATCAACGGAAGGCCGATTACGACATTGATCCTGTCTACTTGGATCGGTGGTCTCCTCGTTCCTTTTCAGAAAAAGAAGTGACTGAAGGAGTGTTAATGAGTCTGTTTGAGGCTGCTCGCTGGGCTCCATCAGCTATGAATATGCAGCCGTGGCGCTTTATTGTTGCCAGTAATCAGGAAGATCGGGAAACATTTCACTCCTTTATTATGGAAGGGAATTTAAAATGGTGTAAAACAGCACCTGTCCTCACCGTTATCATTTCCGATAAGCAGGATGGTACACACGCATTTGATGCAGGTGCAGCATGGGGATTCCTCGCTTTAGAGGCATCCCGAAAAGGTCTTATTACCCATCCAATGGGCGGTTTTCATAAAGATAAAGCCAGAGAAGTATTAAATATTCCTGACGAATATGACATCCAGGCACTTGTAGCCATTGGCTATCAAGGAGATAAAAGTAAGCTGCCTGAAGATTTACAGGAACGTGAGCAGCCATCTGATCGACGCCCAATAAAGGAATCAATCTTTGAAGGCTCATTCAGACATTCATAA
- a CDS encoding TetR/AcrR family transcriptional regulator, whose translation MVKKNELMNRAIQLFSEKGFYQTSVQEIAEATGISKGAFYKYFDTKESLLIDILKLQYENMIKQASSMSQLEGMTRREAFIENMSHELEQWINNRDFFTVLFKNFPPNQNKQVSEIMSKLKSSLVNLHRETLLDTYGEKIEPFITDIVIIFEGILKEYIITVILREKSVDVYQLASFIATVMDSIVNSLSHTEPVLTDYLNPANPKERILDCLDMIEDKLNNTNNITTDHEKLLMAVERFRKEMKTTEPQQFLLEALISYFNNEDFLKKEVDVLDRLYKRLVQDE comes from the coding sequence ATGGTTAAAAAAAATGAGCTCATGAATCGGGCCATTCAGCTGTTTTCGGAAAAGGGATTTTATCAGACATCAGTACAGGAAATTGCTGAAGCAACCGGAATATCAAAGGGTGCATTTTACAAGTATTTTGATACGAAAGAAAGCTTACTTATTGATATTTTAAAACTGCAGTACGAAAACATGATAAAGCAAGCATCCTCCATGAGTCAGCTTGAAGGAATGACCAGGAGAGAAGCCTTTATTGAAAATATGAGTCATGAATTAGAGCAGTGGATCAATAATCGGGATTTTTTCACAGTATTATTCAAAAACTTCCCTCCAAATCAAAACAAGCAAGTGTCTGAAATTATGAGTAAATTGAAATCATCGCTGGTGAATCTGCATCGGGAGACATTACTAGACACGTATGGTGAAAAAATAGAGCCATTTATAACAGATATCGTTATTATTTTTGAAGGGATTTTGAAGGAATATATCATCACCGTGATTTTAAGGGAAAAATCTGTTGATGTATACCAGCTGGCTTCTTTTATTGCGACAGTTATGGATTCAATTGTTAACTCTCTTTCTCATACAGAACCGGTGTTAACAGACTATCTGAATCCAGCTAATCCAAAGGAACGTATTTTGGACTGTTTAGACATGATTGAAGATAAATTGAATAATACTAACAACATCACAACAGATCATGAAAAACTTTTGATGGCAGTTGAACGGTTCAGAAAAGAAATGAAAACAACAGAACCACAGCAATTTTTACTAGAAGCACTTATCTCTTATTTTAATAATGAAGATTTCCTCAAAAAAGAGGTTGATGTCCTGGACCGCCTGTATAAAAGGCTGGTTCAGGATGAATAA
- the gdhA gene encoding NADP-specific glutamate dehydrogenase yields the protein MKTMEDVKDIQKQNVRDYVQQVYHRVEKRNEYEPEFLQAVKEVFDSLLPVLVKNPTYIKKGILERIVEPERFVFFRVPWLDDKGNVRVNRGFRVQFNSALGPYKGGLRFHPSVNTSIIKFLGFEQIFKNALTGQPIGGGKGGSDFDPKGKSDDEIMRFCQSFMTELSKHIGPDIDVPAGDIGVGAREIGYMFGQYKRMRGAFEAGVLTGKGLDYGGSLGRTEATGYGTVYFVEEMLKDKGYEFEGSTVVVSGSGNVSIYAMEKAMEFGAKVVACSDSSGYIYDQNGINLDTIKQLKEVENKRIYEYKNEHPDAVFVEGCSGIWSLPCDIALPCATQNELDRESAELLISNGVKAVGEGANMPSTQDAIDLFIDNDVLFAPAKAANAGGVSVSALEMAQNSSRIMWTREDVDSKLHEIMKNIYQDSIEAAEEYGAPGNLVKGANIAGFIKVANAMVSQGVV from the coding sequence ATGAAAACCATGGAGGATGTGAAGGATATACAGAAACAAAACGTCAGGGATTATGTACAGCAAGTATACCATAGAGTAGAGAAACGAAATGAGTATGAACCGGAATTTCTGCAGGCTGTTAAAGAAGTATTTGATTCGTTGCTGCCTGTGCTTGTGAAAAATCCAACATACATTAAGAAGGGAATCCTGGAAAGAATAGTTGAACCAGAGCGCTTCGTGTTCTTTCGTGTCCCGTGGCTGGATGACAAAGGAAATGTAAGAGTGAATCGGGGCTTCAGGGTTCAGTTTAATAGTGCTCTTGGACCATACAAAGGCGGTTTACGGTTCCATCCTTCCGTCAATACAAGTATTATCAAATTCCTGGGCTTTGAACAGATTTTCAAAAATGCATTAACAGGTCAGCCCATTGGTGGAGGAAAGGGTGGATCTGATTTTGATCCAAAAGGAAAATCTGACGATGAAATTATGCGGTTCTGTCAAAGCTTTATGACAGAGTTAAGTAAACATATAGGACCGGATATCGATGTACCTGCCGGGGATATAGGTGTTGGTGCACGGGAGATTGGATACATGTTCGGTCAGTATAAGAGAATGCGCGGAGCCTTTGAAGCCGGTGTTCTCACTGGTAAAGGTCTTGATTATGGAGGAAGTCTGGGACGCACTGAAGCAACTGGTTACGGTACGGTTTATTTTGTAGAAGAAATGCTGAAGGATAAAGGATATGAGTTTGAGGGAAGTACAGTAGTTGTATCCGGTTCCGGAAATGTATCCATCTATGCCATGGAAAAGGCAATGGAGTTTGGCGCGAAAGTCGTTGCCTGCAGTGACTCCAGTGGCTATATTTATGATCAGAACGGAATAAACCTTGACACCATTAAGCAGTTAAAAGAAGTTGAAAACAAACGGATTTATGAATATAAAAATGAACATCCGGATGCCGTTTTTGTAGAGGGATGTTCAGGTATATGGTCCCTTCCGTGTGATATTGCTCTGCCATGTGCTACTCAAAATGAACTGGACCGGGAATCGGCGGAGCTGTTAATTTCCAACGGAGTAAAGGCAGTTGGGGAAGGAGCAAATATGCCGTCAACTCAGGATGCTATTGATTTATTTATTGATAACGACGTCTTATTTGCTCCTGCGAAAGCAGCGAATGCCGGTGGAGTATCTGTGTCTGCCCTTGAAATGGCACAAAACAGTTCGAGAATCATGTGGACCAGGGAAGACGTGGATAGCAAACTGCATGAAATCATGAAAAATATTTACCAGGACAGCATTGAGGCGGCAGAAGAGTACGGTGCCCCCGGCAACCTGGTTAAGGGCGCAAATATTGCCGGTTTTATAAAGGTTGCCAACGCCATGGTCAGCCAGGGTGTGGTTTAA
- a CDS encoding 3-hydroxyacyl-CoA dehydrogenase: MNYQNVTVAGSGVLGSQIAYQTAFKGFYVSVYDINQEAVERAKERIEKLKSRYQKDLNATGQEVNEAYNRITFHSNLEKAVENADFVIEAVPEVVEIKTEFYNKLGEAAPEKTIFATNSSTLLPSQFAEATGRPEKFLALHFANEIWKNNTAEVMKHPGTDEGVFNDVIEFAKAIGMVALPLHKEQPGYILNSLLVPLLDAAEKLLVNDVADVETIDKTWMIATGAPNGPFAILDIVGITTAYNVVKDKSNKTGDPMYEKLAKFLKEEYLDKGKLGVETGEGFYKYPNPAFLEPDFLK, translated from the coding sequence GTGAACTATCAAAACGTCACAGTCGCAGGCAGCGGCGTATTAGGGAGCCAAATTGCCTATCAGACAGCCTTTAAAGGATTTTATGTATCCGTTTACGACATTAATCAGGAAGCTGTTGAAAGGGCAAAAGAAAGAATTGAAAAGCTTAAGAGCCGTTATCAAAAAGATTTAAACGCTACTGGGCAGGAAGTAAATGAAGCTTATAACCGTATAACTTTTCATTCAAACCTGGAAAAGGCGGTGGAAAATGCGGATTTTGTCATTGAAGCAGTGCCTGAGGTTGTTGAAATTAAAACAGAATTCTACAATAAGTTAGGTGAAGCCGCTCCGGAAAAAACAATTTTTGCGACGAACTCTTCAACACTACTACCGAGCCAGTTCGCCGAAGCAACCGGTCGGCCCGAGAAGTTTCTGGCGCTTCATTTTGCTAATGAGATATGGAAAAATAATACGGCTGAGGTAATGAAGCATCCTGGTACGGATGAAGGTGTATTTAATGATGTAATCGAATTTGCCAAAGCCATTGGCATGGTTGCCCTGCCATTACATAAAGAACAGCCGGGGTATATTTTAAACTCTCTGCTTGTACCGTTATTGGATGCGGCCGAAAAACTGCTTGTCAACGATGTAGCTGATGTTGAAACGATCGATAAAACATGGATGATCGCCACCGGTGCCCCAAATGGACCCTTTGCAATATTAGATATCGTTGGAATTACTACTGCCTATAATGTCGTAAAAGACAAATCCAATAAAACCGGCGATCCGATGTATGAAAAGCTCGCAAAATTCCTGAAAGAAGAATATCTTGATAAAGGGAAGCTTGGTGTGGAAACAGGAGAAGGCTTCTACAAATATCCAAATCCAGCCTTCCTGGAACCAGACTTTCTTAAATAA
- a CDS encoding LysR family transcriptional regulator: MEHRQIKYFMEVAEREHVTDAANALHVAQSSVSRQIFNLENELGVQLFIREGRRVKLTPIGEVFLERMKQVTNMMEEAKREVKEYLNPERGTVRIAFPISMAAYIVPSIIYAFRRYYPEAKFQMSNGLYSELIDGVINGTFNLAMIAPMPKREHSEKIKGTTLFSEKIVALLPLNHPLAGRSSIMLQELKGDSFVTLPEGFVFRKQVMDACDHVGFTPDIAVEGKDIDALKGLVAAGLGVALMPEMTMVDNTPRSTVVVPIADPNITRSVGVIYPAQRKLLPTEELFYRFLRKTYERLNEFGK; this comes from the coding sequence ATGGAACACCGTCAAATTAAGTATTTTATGGAAGTTGCTGAAAGAGAGCATGTTACCGACGCAGCGAATGCCCTGCATGTTGCTCAGTCTTCAGTCAGCAGACAAATCTTTAATCTTGAAAATGAACTGGGTGTTCAGCTTTTTATACGAGAAGGAAGACGTGTTAAATTAACTCCAATCGGCGAGGTTTTTTTAGAGCGGATGAAGCAGGTCACGAACATGATGGAGGAAGCAAAACGGGAGGTCAAGGAATATTTAAATCCTGAAAGAGGCACTGTACGAATTGCTTTTCCTATAAGTATGGCTGCTTATATCGTTCCTTCCATTATTTATGCATTTCGCCGGTACTATCCCGAGGCAAAATTCCAAATGAGCAATGGTCTCTATTCGGAATTAATAGATGGTGTCATTAATGGAACCTTTAACCTGGCCATGATTGCGCCTATGCCTAAGCGGGAACATTCAGAAAAAATTAAAGGTACGACATTGTTCAGTGAAAAGATTGTGGCTCTACTTCCTTTAAATCATCCATTAGCAGGCCGGTCCTCCATTATGCTGCAGGAACTTAAAGGGGATTCGTTTGTTACTCTGCCTGAAGGATTTGTCTTTCGCAAGCAAGTCATGGATGCGTGTGATCATGTAGGCTTCACTCCTGACATAGCTGTTGAAGGCAAGGATATTGATGCTTTAAAGGGACTCGTGGCAGCAGGGTTAGGTGTAGCCTTAATGCCTGAAATGACCATGGTGGATAACACCCCGCGTTCAACCGTTGTTGTACCGATAGCCGACCCGAATATAACACGTTCGGTAGGTGTCATCTATCCGGCTCAACGCAAATTATTGCCAACGGAAGAATTGTTTTATCGCTTCCTCCGTAAAACCTATGAACGATTAAATGAGTTTGGCAAATAA
- a CDS encoding NADH-dependent flavin oxidoreductase, whose product MNSKYEKLLDTYTLPNGSDLKNRIIMAPMTNFSSNSDGTVTDAEVNYYARRSSGVSMVVTACTYVTPNGKGFPGEFGADSDEMIPSLQKLANGIKKQGAKAVLQIFHGGRMCPTYLIPNKDVVSASDIPAEGDDHPTPRALPESEVEEIISAFGETTRRAIEAGFDGVEIHGANGYLLQQFFSPHSNRREDRFGGSLEKRMTFPLEVIKEVKRIVREHADSSFITGYRFSPEESVTPGITMDDTLAFVDKLSDQGLDYLHVSLTDFRSEPRRGVEDHNKSRIAYLLEIINHRVPLIGVGSIYSADDAIQALQTGLPLLALGRELIIDPDWVQKISEGKEEEIITELNKNHQEELVVPDPLWNIITNTPGWFPGIY is encoded by the coding sequence ATGAATTCAAAATATGAAAAACTGCTTGACACATACACGCTCCCCAATGGTTCTGATTTGAAAAACCGAATCATTATGGCCCCTATGACCAATTTCTCATCCAATTCAGATGGAACCGTTACCGATGCTGAAGTCAATTACTATGCACGGCGTTCCAGTGGTGTAAGTATGGTGGTTACAGCTTGTACATATGTTACACCAAACGGAAAAGGGTTTCCGGGCGAGTTCGGTGCGGACAGTGATGAAATGATTCCAAGTCTCCAAAAGCTCGCAAACGGAATTAAGAAGCAAGGAGCTAAAGCTGTTCTTCAGATTTTCCATGGCGGCAGAATGTGTCCTACCTATCTGATCCCTAACAAAGATGTGGTGAGTGCCAGTGACATTCCTGCAGAAGGGGATGATCATCCAACCCCGCGTGCTTTACCTGAATCAGAAGTGGAGGAAATCATTAGTGCCTTCGGTGAAACCACTCGTCGTGCCATAGAAGCCGGATTTGACGGTGTTGAAATCCATGGAGCAAATGGGTATTTACTGCAGCAATTCTTCTCCCCTCATTCCAATCGCCGGGAAGATCGCTTTGGTGGATCCCTTGAAAAGCGAATGACTTTTCCTTTAGAGGTTATTAAAGAAGTAAAACGGATAGTACGTGAACACGCTGACTCTTCCTTTATTACAGGGTACCGTTTTTCACCCGAGGAATCTGTAACACCTGGTATTACAATGGATGATACACTGGCCTTCGTTGATAAACTGTCAGATCAGGGATTGGATTATTTACATGTATCACTGACGGATTTCCGTTCCGAACCAAGACGAGGAGTAGAGGACCATAATAAGTCACGAATTGCATACTTATTGGAAATCATCAATCACCGTGTCCCTCTCATTGGAGTAGGATCCATCTACTCTGCAGACGATGCTATACAGGCTCTTCAGACTGGCCTTCCCCTTCTTGCGCTTGGCCGTGAACTGATTATTGATCCTGACTGGGTTCAAAAAATTTCAGAGGGGAAAGAAGAAGAAATTATAACAGAACTCAATAAAAATCATCAGGAGGAATTAGTCGTACCTGATCCTTTATGGAATATTATTACAAATACACCTGGTTGGTTCCCGGGAATTTATTAA
- a CDS encoding MDR family MFS transporter: MSEQEHTQQTETDYNKWVIMIVLLSGAFVAILNQTLLATALPKIAADLELPYSVAQWLQSIFMLINGIMIPITAFLIGHFTTRRLFISALGSFAIGTIICSIAPNFAILMVGRIFQAAAAGIIMPLMQTILFLTFPRNKRGTAMGMFGLVIAFAPAIGPTLSGWMVEHFPWRSLFYLILPIILIDILIAYFVLKNVTKRTFPKLDPLSIVLSTFGFGGLLYGFSVAGGEEGWANMNVYISLAVGAIALTWFILRQLKLEEPILEFRVFQYKIFTLTTVLGMVVFLAMIGSMVVLPLLMQDMLGFTAFESGLALLPGAATMGLMNPVTGRLFDKFGAKWLSIVGLTILVITTFMFATMTTETTFAYIAGLNAVRMFGIAMVMMPVTTAGLNELPLDIISHGTAMNNTMRQAAGAMGTALMVTVMSNTTIESQGVQGAIHGVNMTFIVAGVFALIGLILTFFIKHRRPEEE; the protein is encoded by the coding sequence ATGAGTGAACAAGAACATACACAACAAACAGAAACGGACTATAATAAATGGGTCATTATGATTGTGTTGCTTTCAGGAGCCTTTGTAGCTATCCTGAACCAAACGTTATTGGCAACAGCCTTACCAAAAATCGCTGCTGACCTGGAACTTCCATATAGTGTTGCTCAGTGGCTGCAGTCCATCTTTATGCTGATTAATGGAATCATGATCCCCATAACAGCTTTTTTAATTGGTCATTTCACAACAAGAAGATTATTTATTTCGGCACTTGGTTCGTTTGCCATTGGTACGATCATTTGTTCAATTGCGCCGAACTTTGCCATCCTTATGGTAGGCCGTATCTTTCAGGCTGCAGCAGCAGGTATTATTATGCCGCTTATGCAAACCATTTTGTTCCTGACCTTCCCACGTAATAAGCGGGGAACAGCGATGGGGATGTTTGGTTTAGTTATCGCATTTGCGCCTGCAATTGGCCCCACTCTATCAGGATGGATGGTAGAACATTTTCCGTGGAGAAGTTTATTTTATTTAATCTTACCGATCATCCTGATTGACATTTTAATTGCTTACTTTGTCCTGAAAAACGTGACAAAGCGAACGTTTCCAAAACTGGATCCATTATCAATTGTCTTATCTACATTTGGTTTTGGAGGTTTGCTGTACGGATTCAGTGTGGCTGGTGGAGAAGAAGGCTGGGCCAATATGAATGTCTACATCTCCCTGGCTGTCGGAGCAATTGCTTTAACCTGGTTTATTTTAAGACAGTTAAAACTGGAAGAGCCGATTCTTGAATTCAGAGTCTTTCAGTATAAAATTTTCACATTAACAACTGTTTTGGGTATGGTTGTCTTTCTTGCCATGATTGGTTCCATGGTTGTCTTACCGCTATTGATGCAGGATATGCTGGGATTCACGGCCTTTGAATCAGGGCTGGCACTCTTACCGGGTGCTGCCACGATGGGATTAATGAACCCTGTGACAGGCAGGCTGTTCGATAAGTTCGGTGCCAAATGGCTATCCATTGTCGGCTTAACTATCTTAGTTATTACGACATTTATGTTTGCTACCATGACCACAGAAACGACATTTGCCTATATTGCCGGGTTAAATGCAGTAAGAATGTTTGGAATTGCAATGGTCATGATGCCTGTTACAACTGCAGGCCTAAATGAATTGCCGCTGGATATCATTTCGCATGGTACAGCGATGAACAACACGATGCGTCAGGCTGCAGGGGCAATGGGAACCGCACTGATGGTAACCGTTATGTCGAATACTACGATTGAATCCCAGGGAGTTCAGGGCGCGATACACGGGGTTAACATGACCTTTATCGTAGCCGGTGTATTTGCTCTCATTGGGCTTATCTTAACCTTCTTTATAAAACACAGACGACCTGAAGAAGAATAA
- a CDS encoding PQQ-binding-like beta-propeller repeat protein produces the protein MKRHTWIITGVAALAAVIIAIVIISQFTGPDDVAKKPDDQSNQEEQQKDNNEEKEKKTQFEAEHQSFQHTDYPGEVSPKFSAEELTSPPSANWITNGGNISNGRYSQLDQINASNVADLKAEWVTSMGSGFKFKYSGESTPVVYDGVMFNITGANDVQAINAKTGEIIWEFQPELADGLDTVCCGWTSRGVAIGEGKVFVGLLDARLVALDQKTGEVLWETEVDEWEKGHTIASAPLYYDGKVYTGIAGGEYGIRGYVAAYDAEMGRQIWRTYTIPGPGEEGHETWPQDNNSWLTGGAPVWQTPAIDPELGQIYFSTGNTSPDLDGSKREGDNLFANSVVALDADTGERNWHFQEVHHDIWDLDAANPVVLFDVEMDGEMKKGIAQAGKTGWVYILDRTNGEPLIGMEEKEVPQLDKQNTSPTQPFPKGDNFVPQEVTEEDVKNDLPEEFDGKYGKLFTPFWDEPMTVKPSPQGGGNWPPSAYNPNTEYFYVLGNDNYFSYAHYADDEENTYEQGKEYLGSVWQPVENSPMRSTVTAIDIKTNKIAWQKNWDTIAYSGVLTTKGNLVFVGHNDGRIIAYDAKTGDHLWEFKTDAGANAPPITYEIDGKQYISIFSAGNSLAGTKHGDKIYTFSLEGQHNSVEDIPEEEINTSPLAEKREEHEKHEDQDSNQTQNEGNASLDQGRTIYENNCLSCHGDQGAGGHNGPSIKNSDITKDREKLIEQIKNGSGGMPPFGGTLSEDQINVLSDYIMEKLANKE, from the coding sequence ATGAAACGACATACATGGATCATTACAGGTGTTGCGGCCTTGGCTGCTGTTATCATTGCCATTGTTATCATTAGTCAATTTACCGGCCCGGACGATGTCGCAAAGAAACCTGATGATCAAAGTAATCAAGAAGAGCAACAAAAAGACAATAATGAAGAAAAAGAGAAAAAAACTCAATTTGAAGCCGAACATCAATCCTTTCAGCACACAGATTATCCAGGAGAAGTATCTCCCAAATTTTCTGCAGAAGAATTAACTTCTCCTCCGTCTGCAAACTGGATTACAAATGGAGGAAATATTTCCAACGGACGCTATTCACAGCTGGATCAGATCAATGCTTCCAATGTTGCTGATCTGAAGGCTGAATGGGTAACAAGCATGGGCTCAGGCTTCAAGTTTAAATATTCAGGTGAGTCAACTCCAGTCGTCTATGATGGAGTCATGTTCAATATTACAGGAGCCAATGACGTACAGGCTATAAACGCCAAAACCGGCGAAATCATCTGGGAGTTCCAGCCTGAGCTTGCTGATGGTCTGGATACGGTATGCTGTGGATGGACCAGTCGAGGTGTTGCCATTGGTGAAGGAAAGGTATTTGTAGGACTATTGGACGCAAGGCTGGTAGCTTTAGACCAGAAAACCGGCGAAGTATTATGGGAAACAGAAGTGGATGAATGGGAAAAAGGTCATACAATTGCAAGTGCCCCCCTCTACTATGATGGGAAAGTTTATACAGGAATTGCTGGTGGAGAATATGGAATCCGGGGCTATGTTGCAGCGTATGATGCAGAAATGGGCAGACAAATTTGGAGAACCTATACCATTCCCGGTCCCGGCGAAGAAGGACACGAAACCTGGCCACAGGATAATAACAGCTGGCTTACCGGGGGAGCACCTGTTTGGCAAACACCCGCGATAGACCCGGAACTTGGACAGATTTATTTCTCAACCGGAAACACATCCCCTGACTTAGATGGAAGTAAACGTGAGGGAGATAACCTCTTTGCCAACTCCGTGGTCGCCCTTGATGCCGACACTGGTGAACGTAACTGGCACTTTCAGGAGGTTCACCATGATATCTGGGATTTAGATGCAGCGAATCCGGTGGTTCTATTTGATGTGGAAATGGATGGGGAAATGAAAAAAGGAATTGCACAGGCCGGCAAAACCGGATGGGTATATATTCTGGACCGAACGAACGGTGAGCCATTGATTGGAATGGAAGAAAAAGAAGTTCCCCAACTGGATAAACAAAATACTTCCCCTACTCAGCCATTTCCTAAAGGAGACAATTTTGTTCCACAGGAAGTGACGGAAGAAGACGTGAAAAATGATTTACCAGAAGAATTTGATGGGAAATATGGGAAGTTATTTACACCATTCTGGGACGAACCAATGACTGTAAAACCATCACCTCAAGGTGGTGGAAACTGGCCGCCTTCCGCTTACAATCCGAATACTGAGTATTTTTATGTACTAGGAAATGACAACTATTTTTCCTACGCACACTATGCCGATGATGAAGAAAATACCTATGAACAAGGAAAAGAGTATCTGGGAAGTGTATGGCAGCCTGTCGAAAACTCACCAATGAGAAGTACTGTCACAGCCATTGATATTAAAACCAATAAAATCGCGTGGCAGAAAAACTGGGACACCATCGCCTACAGTGGTGTACTGACTACGAAAGGAAACCTTGTATTTGTCGGTCACAATGACGGACGAATCATAGCCTACGATGCAAAAACAGGCGATCACTTATGGGAGTTCAAAACAGATGCAGGTGCTAATGCGCCTCCAATTACGTATGAAATTGACGGAAAACAATACATTTCCATATTCTCGGCCGGAAATTCCCTGGCTGGTACGAAACATGGAGATAAGATTTATACGTTTTCCCTTGAAGGTCAGCATAATTCAGTTGAAGATATCCCAGAGGAAGAAATTAATACGTCGCCTTTAGCCGAAAAACGTGAAGAGCATGAAAAACATGAAGATCAAGACTCAAATCAAACACAAAATGAAGGCAATGCCTCACTGGATCAGGGACGTACCATTTATGAAAACAACTGCTTATCCTGTCATGGAGATCAGGGTGCAGGTGGTCATAACGGTCCAAGCATCAAAAATAGTGACATTACAAAGGATCGTGAAAAGCTGATTGAACAAATCAAAAACGGAAGCGGAGGCATGCCACCATTTGGAGGTACATTATCCGAGGATCAAATCAATGTCCTTTCCGATTATATTATGGAGAAACTGGCCAATAAGGAATAA
- a CDS encoding sorbosone dehydrogenase family protein has protein sequence MFELKKSMYLSFLGVFVVLGIAVMVNVMNNEQTNDNAETDGQSQAEDPYNQDAVEVSEESIEVTATDDGKITANNLFIPWTINKNGGTFYLSQREGSVIEIDGELGLVEVQDVQVSENILHEGQGGFLGFALDPNFKETNRAYAYHTYSENGEVLNRIVSLTLKDNTWEEENVLLENIPGGEVNNGGRLKIGPDGFLYATTGDTGQAELAQNLDNLAGKILRMNLEGEVPEDNPFKNSYVYSYGHRNSQGLAWDEQGNLYSSEHGEDGHDEINLIEAGQNYGWPEITGNEEESGMKAPVAHSGDDTWAPAGMAYSEGQLYVASLAGKQIFTYDIESGETTEFYDEAGRLRDVLVENGSLFTITSNNDQYGEPTAKDDRLLQLSLTKEVSAD, from the coding sequence GTGTTTGAATTGAAAAAATCTATGTATCTCAGCTTCCTGGGTGTATTTGTTGTCCTGGGAATTGCCGTAATGGTAAATGTAATGAATAATGAACAGACAAATGATAATGCTGAAACGGATGGACAGTCTCAGGCTGAGGATCCGTATAATCAGGATGCTGTTGAGGTCTCAGAAGAATCGATTGAAGTTACGGCCACCGATGATGGCAAAATAACAGCCAATAACTTATTTATCCCATGGACCATTAACAAAAATGGAGGAACTTTTTATCTGAGCCAGAGGGAAGGGTCTGTTATTGAAATTGATGGGGAATTAGGTCTGGTAGAAGTCCAGGATGTTCAAGTATCCGAGAATATTCTTCATGAAGGACAAGGTGGATTTCTTGGCTTTGCACTCGATCCGAACTTTAAAGAGACAAACAGGGCGTACGCCTACCATACCTACTCTGAAAATGGAGAGGTTCTAAATCGCATTGTTTCTTTAACATTAAAAGATAACACTTGGGAGGAAGAAAATGTTCTTCTGGAAAACATCCCTGGTGGAGAAGTAAATAATGGTGGTAGACTGAAAATTGGACCGGACGGTTTTCTTTATGCAACCACTGGTGATACAGGACAGGCGGAGTTAGCACAGAATCTGGACAATTTGGCAGGGAAAATCCTACGAATGAATCTGGAAGGAGAAGTTCCAGAGGATAATCCATTTAAGAATTCCTACGTCTATTCCTATGGTCATCGTAATTCTCAGGGGCTTGCCTGGGATGAACAAGGGAATCTTTATAGCTCTGAGCATGGGGAAGATGGCCATGATGAGATTAATTTGATTGAAGCAGGACAGAATTATGGATGGCCGGAGATTACTGGAAATGAGGAAGAATCCGGAATGAAGGCACCTGTTGCTCATTCAGGTGATGATACTTGGGCTCCAGCTGGAATGGCCTATTCTGAAGGTCAACTATATGTAGCATCTTTGGCAGGCAAGCAGATATTCACCTATGACATCGAAAGCGGTGAAACGACTGAATTCTATGATGAAGCGGGAAGATTACGCGATGTACTGGTTGAAAATGGAAGCTTATTTACAATAACAAGCAATAATGATCAGTATGGGGAACCAACAGCCAAAGACGACCGTTTATTACAGCTTTCTTTAACCAAAGAGGTTTCAGCTGATTAA